One window of Phoenix dactylifera cultivar Barhee BC4 chromosome 5, palm_55x_up_171113_PBpolish2nd_filt_p, whole genome shotgun sequence genomic DNA carries:
- the LOC103698631 gene encoding transcription factor LAF1-like: MGCGRCEKPKVNYRKGLWSPEEDQRLRDYILKHGHGCWSTVAAKAGLQRNGKSCRLRWINYLRPGLKRGIFSAEEEEAVINLHAMWGNKWSRIAMHLPGRTDNEVKNYRNSYLKKKVVKFEGSNSYASGTKSQESGNQSPKMSQIPEEVSKQILGSSFLEPLESSSVDSRPSAQCSIDHDSCRGTLHPPLPKVLFADWLSMDHATSQSLPNTDGGMNCQWDFNLNADVFQYGSSRVDDPSSSDFLHGFGDTSIYGEFQLQYEPGGQILGGAFYDDLPMDETGRSFDTNQDVIY; the protein is encoded by the exons ATGGGATGCGGGAGATGCGAGAAACCGAAGGTAAATTATCGGAAGGGGTTGTGGTCGCCTGAGGAGGACCAAAGGCTGAGGGATTACATCCTTAAGCATGGCCATGGCTGCTGGAGCACAGTTGCTGCCAAAGCTG gCTTACAACGAAATGGAAAGAGCTGCAGATTGAGGTGGATCAACTACCTGAGACCCGGACTAAAACGTGGCATTTTCTCTGCTGAGGAGGAGGAAGCAGTCATAAACCTTCACGCCATGTGGGGCAACAA GTGGTCTCGGATAGCAATGCACCTACCGGGAAGGACTGATAATGAAGTGAAGAACTACAGGAACTCCTATCTTAAGAAGAAGGTAGTAAAGTTTGAGGGATCAAATTCTTATGCCTCAGGAACCAAATCTCAAGAATCAGGTAACCAAAGTCCAAAAATGAGCCAAATTCCTGAAGAAGTGAGTAAACAAATTCTAGGTTCCAGTTTTCTTGAGCCACTAGAATCATCTTCGGTGGACTCACGCCCATCCGCGCAATGTAGTATCGACCATGATTCTTGTAGAGGGACACTCCATCCTCCCTTGCCCAAAGTTTTGTTTGCAGATTGGTTATCCATGGACCATGCGACCAGCCAGAGCTTACCAAACACAGATGGTGGAATGAATTGCCAATGGGACTTCAATCTGAATGCCGATGTCTTCCAGTATGGATCGTCTCGGGTTGATGATCCATCTAGCAGTGATTTTCTTCATGGATTTGGAGACACAAGCATCTATGGGGAGTTTCAGTTACAGTATGAGCCTGGAGGTCAGATCCTAGGAGGGGCATTTTATGATGATTTGCCCATGGATGAGACTGGTCGTAGTTTTGACACAAACCAGGATGTAATTTATTGA